The proteins below come from a single Rickettsia typhi str. Wilmington genomic window:
- a CDS encoding EAL domain-containing protein, which yields MIKIAMSELITDYKNLQYEIDKLQKGVCFACRLINYDEIEFIEQDKHFIIQDLDQIIKNVSKELNIFATFKIINEDRILFILNTTDSDLIKNFARKLYLLSQLYINEERPAIYMNCYIASIKFTTVMNNAESIAKALNMLLSQNNNYYYREYSSTAHDLENIRKSNLQLNLLRKALVKKTMRFAYQPIINRNTMKIHYYECLLRIPDENGVYISVGQIIPIAENKGLIFIIDQIVLEMTINELARNPNLMLAVNISNIGTSDEALCEIAENLLKVHNVRDRLIIEITETSFNENYDKITLFINKLRKYGCKFALDDFGSGFTSFKQLQSLPIDIIKIDGKYVRSITSDVQSRYFVERLIRISEDLGIATVAEFVENGEIAQFLIDLKVSGLQGNFYSEAKFDRVDEV from the coding sequence ATGATAAAAATTGCAATGTCAGAATTAATAACGGATTATAAAAATTTACAATATGAGATAGATAAATTGCAAAAAGGTGTATGTTTCGCTTGTAGATTAATTAATTATGATGAAATAGAATTTATAGAGCAAGATAAGCATTTTATTATTCAGGATTTAGATCAAATCATTAAAAATGTAAGCAAAGAACTTAATATTTTCGCTACATTTAAGATAATAAATGAAGATAGAATATTATTTATACTCAATACTACTGATTCTGACCTAATTAAAAATTTTGCTAGAAAATTATATTTATTGTCGCAGCTTTATATTAATGAAGAGAGGCCAGCAATTTATATGAATTGTTATATAGCAAGTATTAAATTTACAACAGTAATGAATAATGCGGAATCAATTGCAAAAGCATTAAATATGTTACTTTCACAAAATAATAATTATTATTATCGTGAATATAGTAGTACAGCACATGATTTGGAAAATATCAGAAAATCTAATCTTCAGCTGAACTTATTACGAAAAGCCTTAGTAAAAAAGACTATGCGCTTTGCTTATCAGCCTATAATAAATCGTAATACTATGAAAATTCATTATTATGAATGTCTTCTTCGTATACCTGACGAAAACGGTGTTTATATTTCTGTAGGACAGATAATACCTATTGCTGAAAATAAAGGATTAATTTTTATAATTGATCAAATCGTTTTAGAAATGACTATTAATGAACTGGCACGTAATCCTAACTTAATGTTAGCAGTTAATATTTCAAATATAGGAACTAGTGATGAAGCTTTATGTGAAATAGCAGAAAACTTATTGAAAGTTCATAATGTGCGAGATCGTTTAATTATTGAAATTACAGAAACTTCTTTCAATGAAAATTATGATAAAATCACTTTATTTATTAATAAACTACGTAAGTATGGATGTAAATTTGCATTAGATGATTTTGGTTCTGGTTTCACTTCTTTTAAACAACTTCAAAGCTTACCAATTGATATTATTAAAATTGATGGTAAATATGTGCGTAGTATTACAAGTGATGTACAAAGTAGGTATTTTGTAGAAAGATTAATTAGAATTTCAGAAGATTTAGGTATTGCAACTGTCGCTGAATTTGTAGAAAATGGAGAAATAGCTCAATTTTTAATTGATCTAAAAGTGAGTGGGCTGCAAGGAAATTTCTATTCTGAAGCAAAATTTGATAGGGTAGATGAAGTGTAA
- the murC gene encoding UDP-N-acetylmuramate--L-alanine ligase: MLLLELKKTNQTLGTIHFIGIGGVGMSGIAEILHNLGYKVQGSDLVENYNTKRLESYGIKIFLGHAKQNIKNVSYVVISSAIHQNNPEIKEALERKIPIIRRAEMLAELMRLKCSVAVSGSHGKTTTTSLIACLFEAAGLYPTVINGGIINNKSTNAYLGSSNYLIAEADESDATFIHIPSTIAIITNIDPEHLDYYQDFEILIGAFRSFITNLPFYGFAVCCIDHKIVRKLVDDITERKIITYGIDAEDAHIIAFNINTDIASSTFDVKISLPNVLGTTIIEKITIPTPGRHNILNSLAAIAVGIELDFGIKAIKNGFNNFKGVKRRFTKVAEYNQAVIIDDYAHHPEEIKATLATAKNIANQQNGKVIAIFQPHRYSRIKYLFDDFMLCFADADILYITNIYAAGEKPIEGITGQSLVDKMTQNKYHDKANFLAELDDVVSVIIDHAASGDMIIMMGAGNISSFANELDRRLLSQEILASSQNTDFDTSSYDKVIR; the protein is encoded by the coding sequence ATGCTATTACTTGAATTAAAAAAAACTAATCAAACTTTAGGAACTATACATTTTATAGGTATCGGTGGTGTTGGAATGAGCGGTATTGCTGAGATATTACATAATCTAGGTTATAAAGTACAAGGTTCCGATTTAGTAGAAAATTATAATACTAAAAGACTTGAGTCATATGGTATTAAAATATTTTTAGGACATGCTAAGCAGAACATTAAAAATGTTTCGTATGTTGTTATCTCATCAGCTATTCACCAAAATAATCCTGAAATAAAAGAGGCATTAGAACGTAAAATTCCGATTATTAGGCGTGCTGAAATGCTTGCTGAACTTATGAGATTAAAATGTTCAGTAGCAGTTTCTGGATCGCACGGTAAAACAACTACTACTTCTTTAATTGCTTGTTTATTTGAAGCAGCTGGCTTATATCCTACGGTTATTAATGGCGGAATTATAAATAATAAATCTACTAATGCATATCTTGGTTCAAGTAATTATTTAATTGCTGAAGCTGATGAATCTGATGCAACGTTTATTCACATTCCGTCAACTATTGCAATAATAACTAATATTGACCCTGAACATTTAGATTATTATCAAGATTTTGAAATATTAATTGGTGCTTTTAGAAGTTTTATTACAAATCTACCTTTTTATGGTTTTGCTGTTTGTTGTATCGATCATAAAATAGTGCGTAAGTTAGTAGATGATATTACTGAAAGGAAAATTATTACTTATGGAATTGATGCAGAAGATGCTCATATTATAGCGTTTAATATTAATACTGATATTGCTTCCTCTACTTTTGACGTAAAAATTAGTCTACCAAATGTATTAGGCACAACTATTATTGAAAAAATTACTATTCCAACGCCTGGAAGACATAATATTTTAAATAGTCTTGCCGCAATTGCAGTCGGAATAGAATTAGATTTCGGTATTAAAGCTATTAAAAATGGCTTTAATAATTTTAAAGGAGTAAAAAGGAGATTTACTAAAGTAGCTGAATATAATCAAGCTGTGATTATTGATGACTACGCTCATCACCCTGAGGAAATAAAGGCAACGCTTGCAACGGCTAAAAATATAGCAAATCAACAAAACGGTAAAGTTATTGCTATTTTCCAACCTCACAGATATTCAAGAATAAAGTATTTATTTGATGATTTCATGCTTTGCTTTGCGGATGCGGATATACTCTATATTACCAATATATATGCTGCAGGTGAAAAGCCTATAGAAGGAATTACAGGACAAAGTTTAGTTGATAAGATGACGCAGAATAAGTATCACGATAAGGCAAATTTTCTAGCAGAGCTAGATGATGTTGTTAGTGTTATTATAGATCATGCAGCTTCCGGTGATATGATAATTATGATGGGAGCAGGTAATATTTCAAGTTTTGCTAATGAATTAGATAGGAGATTGTTATCACAAGAGATTTTAGCGAGCTCTCAAAATACAGACTTCGATACAAGCTCTTATGATAAAGTTATTCGATGA
- the murB gene encoding UDP-N-acetylmuramate dehydrogenase, with amino-acid sequence MSILPIIKGEYKKDYNLKHLTWFKVGGNAEIFFKPFDSADLKSFLIQNNKKLPITTFGSGSNIIIRDGGIEGVVIKLGKNFNNIEFLDNHLIVGSSCLNYNLAKFCQANAISGFEFLVGIPGTIGGGVVMNAGAYGSAFQDIIVQIEALDFLGNFLTFTNKEIGFKYRGNNLPKDLILLKAIFKANKGDSQNILLKMNKINTTRSSTQPIKERTGGSTFKNPVGCKSWELIDKAGLRGYRIGGASMSELHCNFMINNGNATAKDLEDLGNFVRQKVFEDSGVELNWEIKRIGKYV; translated from the coding sequence ATGTCAATTTTACCGATAATCAAAGGTGAGTATAAAAAAGATTATAATTTAAAACATTTGACATGGTTTAAAGTAGGTGGTAATGCTGAAATTTTCTTTAAACCTTTCGATTCTGCAGATTTAAAAAGTTTCTTAATACAAAATAATAAAAAATTACCTATCACTACTTTTGGATCGGGCTCAAATATTATTATAAGAGACGGTGGAATAGAAGGGGTAGTTATAAAGCTTGGTAAGAATTTTAACAATATTGAGTTTTTAGATAATCATTTGATAGTAGGGAGCAGTTGCCTTAATTATAATTTAGCAAAATTTTGTCAAGCAAATGCTATTTCCGGTTTTGAGTTTTTAGTGGGTATTCCAGGGACTATCGGTGGCGGAGTAGTGATGAATGCTGGTGCTTATGGCTCTGCATTTCAAGATATTATAGTGCAGATTGAAGCACTTGATTTTTTAGGAAACTTTTTAACATTTACGAATAAAGAGATCGGTTTTAAATACCGTGGTAACAATTTACCAAAAGATTTAATCCTTCTCAAAGCTATTTTTAAAGCAAATAAAGGTGATAGTCAGAATATCTTATTAAAGATGAATAAAATAAATACTACAAGATCATCAACACAGCCTATTAAAGAGCGTACAGGTGGAAGTACTTTTAAAAATCCTGTAGGGTGTAAATCTTGGGAACTTATTGACAAAGCAGGACTTAGAGGCTATAGAATAGGCGGTGCTTCAATGTCAGAACTTCATTGTAATTTTATGATTAATAATGGCAATGCTACTGCTAAAGATTTAGAAGATTTAGGTAATTTTGTACGGCAAAAAGTATTTGAAGATAGTGGAGTGGAGTTGAATTGGGAAATAAAAAGAATTGGAAAATATGTTTAA
- a CDS encoding D-alanine--D-alanine ligase — MNKYQTHLLEHSVVKILSGTGKKHIALVAGGMSAEREVSLISSVGVSKALIELGYKVTFIDMGADIAVKLQEINPDIVFNCLHGTYGEDGCLPGLLNIMRIPYTHSGVLSSALAFDKIHSRSCFLKNNINMADSIVVSKSDHINTDPMKRPYVIKPLKQGSSIGVEVIFEEDDFHFIDYDFPYGEDIIIEQYIQGQELQVALLNGKALGVLEIKLLKNRFYDYETKYNKGFAKHVCPAQLPANLYKKLLIESEKIYKTINCKGPVRAEFILEEQTNKLYVLEINTHPGMTPLSIVPEIAAYAGISFTNLIEEIIKMASFES, encoded by the coding sequence ATGAACAAATATCAAACACATTTGCTAGAACACTCTGTAGTAAAAATATTAAGTGGTACCGGTAAAAAGCATATAGCATTAGTAGCTGGTGGTATGTCTGCCGAGCGTGAGGTATCTTTAATATCAAGTGTTGGAGTTAGTAAAGCTTTAATTGAATTAGGATATAAAGTTACATTTATTGATATGGGGGCAGATATTGCGGTTAAATTACAAGAAATAAACCCTGATATTGTTTTTAACTGTTTACATGGTACATATGGTGAAGATGGTTGTTTACCAGGATTACTTAATATAATGCGTATTCCTTATACTCATAGTGGTGTATTATCTTCAGCGTTAGCATTCGATAAAATACACTCTAGAAGCTGTTTCTTAAAAAATAATATTAACATGGCAGACAGCATTGTTGTTAGTAAAAGCGATCATATAAACACTGATCCTATGAAGCGACCATATGTAATAAAACCTCTTAAGCAAGGATCAAGTATTGGTGTTGAAGTAATATTTGAGGAAGATGATTTTCACTTTATAGATTATGATTTTCCTTATGGTGAAGATATAATAATAGAGCAGTATATACAAGGGCAAGAATTGCAAGTAGCATTATTAAATGGTAAAGCTTTAGGTGTTTTAGAAATTAAATTACTAAAAAATCGTTTTTATGATTATGAAACTAAATATAATAAAGGATTTGCTAAGCATGTGTGTCCTGCCCAGCTGCCTGCTAATTTATATAAAAAATTACTGATAGAATCAGAAAAAATTTATAAAACAATAAATTGTAAAGGTCCTGTTAGAGCAGAGTTCATTTTAGAAGAGCAGACAAACAAATTATATGTTTTGGAGATCAATACACACCCTGGGATGACGCCTTTATCAATAGTGCCAGAAATTGCAGCTTATGCAGGGATAAGTTTTACTAACTTAATTGAAGAAATTATAAAGATGGCAAGTTTTGAATCATGA
- a CDS encoding cell division protein FtsQ/DivIB: protein MRQKTSSNKKKQKNTNNISLRRKLGLMYKKAILGLKIVLMIFVCLFVFTKYFTSIKTYLITNIYQITTKLGFRLENVIIEGQQNVDELTILKVLNANKRSSIFALKLDEISNNLKKSKWIKEVYVSRRLPNTVYIKLFEREPIAIWQINNQLFLVDEEGYKISKDIQPFSHLLHVVGEGANIYASQLVLELKKYPALLNKTLVAIRVGDRRWDLNLKGNISIKLPEKEFEAALKYIDALNKNNRLFNQNYKALDLRDRNKYYIQKY from the coding sequence ATGAGACAAAAAACAAGCTCAAATAAAAAAAAACAAAAAAATACTAATAATATTTCATTACGCAGAAAATTGGGCTTAATGTACAAAAAAGCAATATTAGGGCTTAAGATTGTTTTAATGATCTTTGTATGTCTATTTGTTTTTACCAAATATTTTACTAGCATAAAAACATACCTAATAACAAATATATATCAAATTACAACAAAACTTGGATTTAGACTTGAGAATGTGATTATTGAAGGGCAGCAAAATGTTGATGAGCTTACAATATTAAAGGTTTTAAATGCGAATAAGCGCAGTTCTATTTTTGCTCTTAAATTAGATGAAATTAGCAATAATTTAAAGAAAAGTAAATGGATTAAGGAAGTATATGTAAGTAGAAGATTACCAAATACAGTATATATAAAATTATTTGAACGAGAACCTATTGCTATTTGGCAAATTAATAATCAACTTTTCCTAGTTGATGAAGAAGGTTACAAAATTAGTAAAGATATCCAACCTTTTTCTCACTTATTACATGTTGTAGGTGAAGGTGCGAACATCTATGCAAGTCAATTAGTATTAGAGCTGAAGAAATATCCTGCATTACTAAATAAAACTTTAGTTGCTATAAGAGTTGGAGATAGAAGATGGGATTTAAATCTTAAAGGGAATATAAGTATAAAATTACCTGAAAAAGAATTTGAAGCAGCATTAAAGTATATCGATGCACTCAATAAGAATAATAGGCTTTTTAATCAAAATTATAAGGCTTTGGATTTAAGAGATAGAAATAAATATTATATACAGAAATATTGA
- the ftsA gene encoding cell division protein FtsA, giving the protein MKEKISNFVTLDFGSSKIAVIAAYISKKGEIKVAGQNLHHSKGIKSGVILDLKNAETSILTAIYALEKDCGKNIKKVILSLSGAETKSYYINYTIKINGQTVTQQDIKKLLQKALVEFKFKNQEIIHYFPLEFTLDNNSVENPIGMYGRALSCELHIIAASSNLLSNIVQCFAKCHVEVTNITLAIYASAISCLTNDEKNLGALIIDMGDKTTSCGIFFADKLIYTWYLNIGSFHISLDIAKVFGIDFVTAEKLKILYGNAIIPLFEKDSIINIDDFQVDTPNNLNISLTIYRLAEVISARAEEILSMVKAEYDKATKGQLEVFRVVITGGGSQLRGLKELSNKIFEKQIRIGKPEIIAGFTEDYNPAMYSAAIGMLKIHALKQQKALSHIRLDENINFFKKAFDWFKENV; this is encoded by the coding sequence ATGAAAGAGAAAATATCAAATTTTGTAACACTTGATTTCGGTAGTAGTAAGATTGCCGTAATTGCTGCCTATATTAGTAAAAAGGGTGAAATTAAAGTAGCTGGCCAAAATTTACATCATTCTAAAGGGATTAAGTCAGGAGTGATATTAGATTTAAAAAATGCTGAAACTAGTATTCTTACAGCAATTTATGCACTTGAAAAAGATTGCGGTAAAAACATAAAAAAAGTTATATTATCGTTGTCGGGAGCTGAGACTAAATCTTATTATATTAATTATACCATTAAAATTAACGGGCAAACCGTAACACAGCAGGATATTAAAAAGTTACTACAAAAAGCATTAGTTGAATTTAAATTTAAAAATCAGGAAATTATTCATTATTTTCCTCTTGAATTTACACTTGATAATAATTCAGTCGAGAATCCTATCGGTATGTACGGTAGAGCACTTAGTTGTGAATTACATATTATTGCTGCTAGTTCAAATTTATTATCAAATATTGTACAATGTTTTGCTAAATGTCATGTTGAAGTTACAAACATTACTCTAGCAATTTATGCTTCTGCTATTAGCTGTCTTACAAATGATGAAAAAAATTTAGGTGCGCTTATTATAGATATGGGAGATAAAACAACTTCTTGTGGCATTTTTTTTGCCGATAAATTAATATATACATGGTATTTAAATATAGGTAGTTTCCATATTAGTTTGGATATTGCTAAAGTATTCGGAATCGATTTTGTTACCGCGGAGAAGTTAAAAATTTTATACGGTAATGCAATTATACCTTTATTTGAGAAAGATAGTATTATAAATATTGATGATTTTCAGGTTGATACTCCTAATAATTTAAATATTTCATTAACGATTTATAGATTAGCTGAGGTAATAAGTGCAAGAGCTGAAGAAATATTATCAATGGTAAAAGCAGAATATGATAAAGCAACAAAAGGTCAGTTGGAAGTTTTTAGAGTTGTAATTACTGGAGGTGGATCTCAGCTTAGAGGGCTTAAAGAGCTTTCAAATAAAATTTTTGAAAAACAGATTAGAATTGGTAAACCAGAGATTATTGCTGGTTTTACAGAAGACTATAATCCTGCTATGTATTCTGCAGCTATAGGAATGTTAAAAATTCATGCATTAAAGCAGCAAAAAGCTTTATCTCATATTAGACTTGATGAAAATATTAATTTCTTTAAAAAAGCTTTTGATTGGTTTAAAGAAAATGTCTAG
- a CDS encoding NfeD family protein, producing the protein MFMINNSLNEIWLIIGIICILVECYIVQNIGFLFLGLGALSNSLVVYNNPLVTLINQITFFGVFSLLWFCILYFPLKKYIYNKTNRTQNYSDMIGKTVEVYSPTVSANTIGQVKWSGTIMNAYLAPNEIDAKAGEQLFITRVKGNILICSKHRLNNNSYNNINANLYKKL; encoded by the coding sequence ATGTTCATGATAAATAATTCTCTCAACGAGATATGGTTAATAATTGGTATAATTTGTATACTTGTTGAATGCTATATAGTTCAAAATATAGGTTTCTTATTCTTAGGACTTGGAGCATTATCAAACAGTCTTGTTGTATATAACAATCCTCTAGTTACTTTAATAAATCAAATAACATTCTTTGGTGTATTTTCACTTTTATGGTTTTGTATCTTATATTTTCCTCTTAAAAAATATATTTATAATAAAACTAATAGAACACAAAATTACTCGGATATGATAGGAAAAACAGTAGAGGTTTATAGCCCTACTGTTTCTGCTAATACTATAGGACAAGTCAAATGGTCTGGCACTATTATGAATGCTTATCTTGCTCCGAATGAAATCGATGCAAAAGCAGGAGAACAACTTTTTATCACCAGAGTAAAGGGGAATATACTAATTTGTTCTAAGCATAGACTTAATAATAATTCTTATAACAACATAAATGCTAATTTGTATAAAAAATTATAA
- a CDS encoding c-type cytochrome, translated as MTGKELNKIVAAILFASLIAMIVRFVANILYKPNLQVLNRGYSIAIQESSVNTNATVIVQEPVNIPEVMKTANANHGREIVKKCLMCHSLDKDGPNKLGPHLWNIVGRSKASITDYKYSFAISKLGGVWDDENLFAFLHKPSSYAPGTKMSFAGISKPQDIADVILFLKNYVHDK; from the coding sequence ATGACTGGAAAAGAATTAAATAAAATTGTTGCAGCCATCTTATTTGCTAGTTTAATTGCTATGATTGTTAGATTTGTTGCAAATATATTATATAAACCGAACTTACAAGTGTTAAATCGCGGTTATAGCATTGCAATTCAGGAATCATCAGTAAACACAAATGCTACAGTAATCGTGCAAGAACCGGTAAATATACCGGAAGTGATGAAAACTGCTAACGCAAATCATGGTCGTGAAATAGTAAAAAAATGTTTAATGTGTCATTCTCTTGACAAAGATGGTCCAAATAAACTAGGACCACATCTTTGGAATATAGTAGGAAGATCCAAAGCAAGCATAACAGACTATAAATACTCCTTTGCTATATCAAAGCTTGGAGGCGTATGGGATGATGAAAATTTATTTGCTTTCTTACACAAACCAAGTAGCTATGCCCCAGGAACTAAAATGTCCTTTGCAGGTATATCAAAACCACAAGACATAGCTGATGTAATATTATTTTTAAAAAACTATGTTCATGATAAATAA
- the lpxC gene encoding UDP-3-O-acyl-N-acetylglucosamine deacetylase, producing the protein MQQSTLLKPVSCYGIGVHTGKRTQLTIEPAKENTGIIFIRTDISSENNYIEASYYNVSDTLLSTTISNNHKIQVSTIEHLMAALWGCSIDNAVIKIDGPEVPIMDGSSKPFVFMIECAGKKLQNAPKKYLKILKEIKVVNKDCELYCTPSEHITVDLTIDFSSKAIGKQNLNFGVQESFTKNIADARTFGFIKDVEYLKSKGLAQGASFENAIGIDEHDKVLNPSGLRYADEFVRHKLLDLFGDLYTSGISIVSAIKGYKTSHAFNNELLHKIFSDTTSYKFVTSNELS; encoded by the coding sequence ATGCAACAAAGTACATTATTAAAACCAGTTAGTTGTTACGGTATTGGGGTGCACACAGGAAAACGCACACAGTTAACCATAGAACCCGCTAAAGAGAATACTGGAATTATATTCATTAGAACTGATATTTCTTCTGAAAATAATTATATTGAAGCTAGCTATTATAATGTATCCGATACTTTGTTATCGACGACTATAAGTAATAATCATAAAATTCAAGTTTCAACAATTGAACATTTAATGGCGGCACTTTGGGGATGCAGCATTGATAATGCAGTCATTAAAATTGATGGTCCTGAAGTGCCAATTATGGACGGTAGTAGTAAACCTTTTGTGTTTATGATTGAATGTGCAGGTAAAAAATTACAAAATGCTCCTAAAAAATATCTAAAAATTTTAAAAGAGATTAAAGTAGTTAATAAAGACTGTGAATTATATTGTACCCCTTCCGAACACATTACTGTAGATTTAACTATTGATTTTAGTAGTAAAGCTATAGGGAAGCAAAATCTAAATTTTGGAGTTCAAGAATCATTTACTAAAAATATTGCTGATGCTAGAACTTTTGGTTTTATAAAAGATGTTGAGTATCTGAAAAGCAAAGGACTCGCACAAGGTGCCTCATTTGAGAATGCTATAGGAATAGACGAGCATGATAAAGTATTAAACCCAAGTGGCTTACGTTATGCAGATGAGTTTGTGCGTCATAAACTATTAGATTTATTCGGCGATTTATATACAAGCGGCATTAGCATTGTAAGTGCAATTAAAGGGTATAAAACCAGCCATGCTTTTAATAACGAATTATTGCATAAAATATTTAGCGATACTACATCTTATAAATTTGTAACCAGTAACGAGTTATCATAA
- a CDS encoding Rne/Rng family ribonuclease yields the protein MHKKIIIDANFPSETRVVLLGQSNNIEDIEFQTTVRQQNKGNIYLAKVTRIEPSLQAVFIEYGMDKSGFLPFSEIHPNYYNLSITESTFPVNAFPEIALANITIEDDQEKPPVIYDSLIDSEEIDLKTIEDLVDSKFQSEFNLESADDIEIIQSCTTELNIPQYKPYKVQDVIRKNQVLLVQVTKEERGNKCAAFTTYISLAGKYCVLMPNKSSQNGISRKISNGEERKRLKDILNKIVSIQKNTYSVIVRTAGRGSSTLDLKKDYNYLARLWNKIRKSTIKFSAPCFIHEEDSIIRKTIRDMCDHNVKEVVIQGQEAYEDASKFMQDLLPSELTKLKEHKNKTPIFTQFQVEEQLVKLYQPIVTLPSGGYIVINPTEALISIDVNSGKSTSEKNIEETALKTNLEAAKEVAKQVKLRDLSGLIVVDFIDMSEAKNRKIIERSFKEFLSRDRARIQTGNISQFGLLEFSRQRLRSSFLETNSEVCFHCNGKGVIRASDANAMLILRTIENEIFEERIDIINVFTNIVSVIYLLNNKRAEIKFIEEKYNIKLNFYSDPNATSDSYSIEKVKLFKKQNNSVNTVKPVIQNHSADYTEEEPKKEQLRKNKHKWKTANNNIVNAVKDQSVEQTVNIVEEMKVIENNGISLEETQVTPKNAKRKYRNKNLNKKRLADSIVDGENGAES from the coding sequence ATGCATAAAAAGATTATAATTGATGCTAATTTCCCAAGTGAAACAAGAGTGGTTTTATTAGGACAAAGTAACAATATAGAAGATATTGAGTTTCAAACAACCGTAAGACAACAAAATAAAGGTAACATTTATTTAGCAAAAGTGACAAGAATAGAACCGTCGCTACAAGCTGTGTTTATAGAGTATGGAATGGATAAAAGTGGGTTTTTACCGTTTAGTGAAATCCATCCTAACTATTATAATTTGTCTATTACTGAGAGTACTTTCCCAGTTAATGCTTTTCCTGAAATAGCTCTTGCCAATATCACGATTGAGGATGATCAAGAGAAGCCACCTGTTATATATGATTCTTTGATTGATAGTGAAGAAATTGATCTCAAAACAATAGAAGATTTAGTAGATAGTAAATTTCAGTCAGAGTTTAATTTAGAGTCAGCTGATGATATTGAAATTATTCAAAGTTGTACCACTGAGTTAAATATTCCACAATATAAACCATATAAAGTGCAAGATGTAATAAGAAAAAACCAAGTATTATTAGTGCAAGTTACTAAGGAAGAGCGAGGAAATAAGTGTGCTGCATTTACTACTTATATATCTTTGGCTGGTAAATATTGTGTTTTAATGCCTAATAAAAGTTCACAAAACGGTATATCGCGTAAAATATCAAACGGCGAAGAAAGAAAAAGACTGAAAGATATTTTAAATAAAATAGTAAGTATTCAAAAAAATACTTATAGCGTAATTGTTAGAACTGCAGGTAGAGGCAGTAGTACCTTAGACTTGAAGAAAGACTATAATTACTTAGCAAGATTATGGAATAAAATTCGTAAAAGTACTATTAAATTTTCAGCACCGTGTTTTATTCATGAAGAAGATAGTATAATACGTAAAACTATACGTGATATGTGTGATCACAATGTTAAAGAAGTAGTGATTCAAGGACAGGAAGCATATGAAGATGCTTCAAAATTTATGCAAGATTTATTACCTTCAGAACTTACAAAGCTGAAAGAGCATAAAAATAAAACACCTATATTTACTCAATTTCAAGTAGAAGAGCAATTAGTGAAATTATATCAGCCTATCGTTACACTACCTTCAGGTGGGTATATAGTTATTAATCCTACAGAAGCGTTGATTTCAATTGATGTCAATTCTGGTAAATCAACTTCTGAAAAAAATATTGAAGAAACTGCGCTAAAAACTAATTTAGAAGCAGCAAAAGAAGTAGCAAAGCAAGTAAAACTTAGAGATTTATCAGGTTTAATAGTCGTTGATTTTATAGACATGAGCGAAGCTAAGAATCGTAAAATCATTGAACGATCTTTTAAAGAATTTTTAAGTCGTGATCGTGCTCGTATACAAACCGGTAATATTAGTCAGTTTGGACTACTTGAATTTTCAAGGCAGCGATTACGTTCCTCTTTCTTAGAAACTAATTCGGAAGTTTGTTTCCATTGCAATGGTAAAGGAGTTATTAGAGCGAGTGATGCTAATGCTATGTTAATTTTACGTACTATAGAGAATGAAATTTTTGAAGAAAGAATTGATATAATAAATGTTTTTACCAATATCGTTTCAGTGATTTATTTACTTAATAATAAACGTGCTGAGATAAAATTTATTGAAGAAAAATACAATATAAAGCTTAATTTTTATTCCGATCCTAATGCTACATCAGATAGTTATTCAATTGAAAAAGTTAAATTATTTAAGAAACAGAACAATAGTGTTAATACTGTTAAGCCGGTAATTCAGAATCATAGTGCTGATTATACTGAAGAAGAACCAAAAAAAGAACAATTACGAAAAAATAAACATAAATGGAAAACAGCTAATAATAACATTGTTAATGCAGTAAAAGATCAGAGTGTAGAGCAAACTGTAAACATTGTGGAAGAGATGAAGGTTATAGAAAATAATGGTATATCCTTAGAAGAAACACAAGTCACTCCAAAAAATGCGAAACGTAAGTACCGTAATAAAAATTTAAATAAAAAACGTCTTGCGGATAGCATCGTGGATGGAGAAAATGGTGCTGAGTCTTGA